Proteins encoded within one genomic window of Brachybacterium sp. P6-10-X1:
- a CDS encoding serine protein kinase RIO: MTPSFDRDAFFARSLLTMTVAELDDDQRWSTWPETAHTLDRGPQPFPDWVVQHDGAIDTELGVLKTGKEADAFLLARSLPTEHRTGAAGEATLLVAKRYRSPEHSSFHRSHRYTEGRRGKDSREARAVAKGTAFGRQVAAAQWARAEFDVLGQLFSAGLPVPYPVQIVGTEVCMEFIGTDGADGAVAAPRLQETAPSPEQAEHWARTLREVVLDFAELGLVHGDLSPYNILIDARGGEAEPVIIDVPQVIDLIGNPNGPEFLRRDCDNVCAWLRANGASDAAADPQEWAEAALGTWRAP; the protein is encoded by the coding sequence ATGACACCGTCCTTCGATCGGGACGCCTTCTTCGCCCGCTCCCTGCTCACCATGACCGTCGCCGAGCTCGACGACGACCAGCGCTGGTCCACCTGGCCCGAGACGGCCCACACGCTGGACCGCGGCCCGCAGCCCTTCCCCGACTGGGTGGTCCAGCACGACGGGGCGATCGACACCGAGCTCGGCGTGCTCAAGACCGGCAAGGAGGCCGACGCCTTCCTGCTCGCGCGCTCCCTGCCGACCGAGCACCGCACCGGAGCCGCCGGGGAGGCGACCCTGCTGGTCGCCAAGCGCTACCGCTCCCCCGAGCACTCCAGCTTCCACCGCTCCCATCGGTACACGGAGGGCCGACGCGGCAAGGACTCCCGCGAGGCGCGCGCCGTCGCCAAGGGCACCGCCTTCGGCCGCCAGGTCGCCGCGGCGCAGTGGGCCCGTGCCGAGTTCGACGTGCTCGGTCAGCTGTTCTCGGCCGGGCTGCCCGTCCCCTATCCGGTCCAGATCGTCGGCACCGAGGTGTGCATGGAGTTCATCGGCACCGACGGCGCCGACGGGGCGGTCGCCGCGCCCCGACTCCAGGAGACCGCCCCGTCCCCCGAACAGGCCGAGCACTGGGCCCGCACGCTGCGCGAGGTGGTGCTGGACTTCGCCGAGCTGGGCCTGGTCCACGGCGACCTCTCCCCCTACAACATCCTGATCGATGCCCGAGGCGGTGAGGCGGAGCCGGTGATCATCGACGTCCCGCAGGTCATCGACCTGATCGGGAACCCGAACGGTCCCGAGTTCCTGCGCCGGGACTGCGACAACGTGTGCGCCTGGCTGCGGGCGAACGGGGCCTCGGATGCTGCGGCGGATCCGCAGGAGTGGGCCGAGGCCGCTCTCGGCACGTGGCGGGCTCCGTGA
- a CDS encoding VOC family protein gives MFLENLGIDADDPIRRGRFWDAALGTTAMTVDPDIYETRLDIDGDAYLDLCFVRVPEHPASPLRLHVDLRGGEGQHEVAERLRGLGARDLDIGQGDVPWIVLGDVEAVAFCVMEEREEYTDTGPLAALPLYVADPQREGDFWAWLTGWVDAPGQAPRTLRHPSSRGPLLALYPEPEPKRPGAKNPIHLDIRLEPEDDIEKITAEIAERGGRELHPGWGELPWRIYQDPSGNEFCLLPAPGTAS, from the coding sequence ATGTTCCTGGAGAACCTGGGCATCGACGCCGACGACCCGATCCGCCGCGGCCGCTTCTGGGATGCGGCGCTGGGCACCACCGCGATGACGGTGGACCCCGACATCTACGAGACCCGCCTGGACATCGACGGCGACGCCTACCTCGACCTGTGCTTCGTACGGGTGCCCGAGCACCCCGCCTCGCCCCTGCGGCTGCACGTCGACCTGCGCGGCGGGGAGGGGCAGCACGAGGTGGCCGAGCGTCTGCGGGGACTCGGGGCGCGCGATCTCGACATCGGCCAGGGGGACGTGCCCTGGATCGTGCTCGGCGACGTCGAGGCCGTGGCGTTCTGCGTGATGGAGGAGCGGGAGGAGTACACCGACACCGGTCCGCTCGCCGCCCTGCCGCTGTATGTCGCCGACCCGCAGCGCGAGGGGGACTTCTGGGCGTGGCTGACCGGCTGGGTCGATGCTCCCGGCCAGGCGCCGCGCACGCTGCGGCACCCGTCATCGCGGGGCCCGCTGCTGGCGCTGTACCCGGAGCCCGAGCCGAAGCGCCCCGGCGCCAAGAACCCCATCCACCTGGACATCCGCCTCGAGCCCGAGGACGACATCGAGAAGATCACCGCCGAGATCGCCGAGCGCGGCGGCCGGGAGCTGCACCCCGGTTGGGGCGAGCTGCCCTGGCGCATCTACCAGGACCCCTCCGGCAACGAGTTCTGCCTGCTGCCGGCTCCGGGAACCGCCTCGTGA
- a CDS encoding sugar ABC transporter substrate-binding protein → MITRRTVLGAAGLAGTALASGCAGDPEVDRALGPPAGPGDSGAITFQIWDKAQEPAMQQIIDAFHEHHPNISVTMSSAAFASYFERLRIQATGDDLPDVFWINGPNFELYASYGMLQDLSDLEGFDPANYPPNLTELYTYQGAPYAIPKDFDTIALWYNRDLLHRAGVDEPTDSWSWQEYRDASEAVTRALGAEQVWGNPGGVANQAYIYPLIMQAGGFIVDEDKTLSGYDSPEAIEAFSFLDGMIQDGIAPGVRYTAENSPKDLFNSGRAALYQSGNWEAALLKDSPVREHLGVAPLIHGAHDANVIHGIGYAMSARSHNKPAASAFLSFLGSEEANRIQGAAGAANPAFLGTNDTYIEALPEFSLDVFVDAAETARQYPASQNTSAWLQLEELLFPKILSGDGELEKHAQDLAERMNGVLADES, encoded by the coding sequence GTGATCACCAGACGTACCGTGCTCGGCGCCGCCGGGCTGGCGGGGACCGCTCTCGCCAGCGGCTGCGCCGGCGACCCCGAGGTCGATCGCGCGCTCGGCCCGCCGGCAGGTCCCGGCGACTCCGGCGCGATCACGTTCCAGATCTGGGACAAGGCCCAGGAGCCTGCGATGCAGCAGATCATCGACGCCTTCCACGAGCATCACCCGAACATCTCGGTCACCATGAGCTCCGCAGCCTTCGCGAGCTACTTCGAGCGGCTGCGGATCCAAGCGACCGGCGACGACCTCCCTGATGTGTTCTGGATCAACGGGCCGAACTTCGAGCTGTACGCCTCGTACGGGATGCTCCAGGACCTCAGCGACCTCGAGGGCTTCGACCCGGCGAACTACCCGCCCAACCTCACCGAGCTCTACACGTATCAGGGAGCGCCGTACGCGATCCCGAAGGACTTCGACACGATCGCCCTGTGGTACAACCGCGATCTGCTGCACCGCGCCGGAGTCGACGAGCCCACCGACAGCTGGAGCTGGCAGGAATACCGCGACGCCTCCGAGGCGGTGACGCGAGCGCTCGGTGCCGAGCAGGTCTGGGGCAACCCGGGCGGCGTCGCGAACCAGGCCTACATCTACCCGCTGATCATGCAGGCCGGAGGGTTCATCGTCGATGAGGACAAGACCCTCTCCGGATACGACAGCCCGGAAGCGATCGAGGCGTTCTCCTTCCTCGACGGCATGATCCAGGACGGCATCGCTCCGGGCGTTCGCTACACGGCGGAGAACTCGCCGAAGGACCTCTTCAACAGCGGTCGCGCCGCCCTGTACCAGTCCGGGAACTGGGAGGCAGCGCTCTTGAAGGACTCACCGGTGCGGGAGCATCTCGGAGTCGCGCCGCTGATCCACGGCGCCCATGACGCCAATGTCATCCACGGCATCGGGTACGCGATGTCCGCCCGCAGCCACAACAAACCGGCCGCCTCGGCGTTCCTCTCCTTCCTCGGCTCCGAGGAGGCGAACCGCATCCAGGGTGCGGCCGGCGCCGCCAACCCTGCCTTCCTCGGCACCAACGACACCTACATCGAGGCGCTGCCGGAGTTCTCCCTCGACGTCTTCGTCGATGCGGCGGAGACCGCGAGGCAGTACCCGGCCTCGCAGAACACCTCTGCGTGGTTGCAGCTGGAGGAGCTGCTGTTCCCGAAGATCCTGAGCGGGGACGGGGAGCTCGAGAAGCACGCACAGGATCTCGCCGAGAGGATGAACGGAGTGCTCGCCGATGAGTCATGA
- a CDS encoding carbohydrate ABC transporter permease — translation MSHDAAPPRRRRRRGRDGYWPLVFLAPLMIGVVAFYFWPILATALNSFASFDPFGGRTFAGLENYRTLLSDSFIPRAVLNTAVYTAIVLLGIPIAVGIASLLTQKGLRFSRFYQVLFFLPAVSMPVAVALVWRMIFNQEFGVINWALSVIGIEGPYWTTAPWWALLAVSVVGLWSSLPLAVIILSAGLQGIPGELYEAAQLDGAGSLRRFLAVTVPLLTPSIFFLMVITAINGFQLFDLLFAMMGQANPAMADTQSLVYLFYSEAFRQHDQGYASVIALLILAIIGAFTLVQFRVQKRWVHYD, via the coding sequence ATGAGTCATGACGCCGCCCCACCGAGGAGGCGCCGACGGCGCGGGCGAGACGGCTACTGGCCACTGGTCTTCCTCGCCCCGCTCATGATCGGCGTGGTGGCCTTCTATTTCTGGCCGATCCTGGCGACGGCGCTGAACTCCTTCGCGAGCTTCGACCCGTTCGGCGGCCGCACGTTCGCCGGCCTGGAGAACTACAGGACGCTGCTGAGCGATTCCTTCATCCCCCGAGCGGTCCTCAACACCGCTGTCTACACCGCGATCGTGCTGCTCGGCATCCCGATCGCCGTGGGGATCGCGTCCTTGCTGACCCAGAAGGGACTGCGATTCTCCCGCTTCTACCAGGTGCTGTTCTTCCTGCCGGCGGTCTCGATGCCCGTGGCCGTCGCCCTGGTGTGGCGGATGATCTTCAACCAGGAGTTCGGCGTCATCAACTGGGCACTGTCCGTGATCGGCATCGAGGGCCCGTACTGGACCACGGCTCCGTGGTGGGCGCTGCTGGCCGTGTCCGTCGTCGGCCTCTGGTCGAGCCTGCCGCTGGCCGTGATCATCCTGTCGGCCGGGCTGCAGGGGATCCCCGGTGAGCTGTACGAGGCCGCCCAGCTCGACGGAGCCGGATCGCTGCGACGGTTCCTCGCGGTGACGGTTCCCCTGCTGACCCCCAGCATCTTCTTCCTGATGGTCATCACCGCGATCAACGGCTTCCAGCTGTTCGATCTGCTGTTCGCGATGATGGGCCAGGCCAATCCGGCGATGGCCGACACCCAGTCGCTGGTCTACCTGTTCTATTCGGAGGCGTTCCGACAGCACGACCAGGGGTACGCCTCGGTCATCGCTCTGCTGATCCTGGCGATCATCGGGGCGTTCACGCTGGTGCAGTTCCGGGTGCAGAAGAGGTGGGTCCACTATGACTGA
- a CDS encoding carbohydrate ABC transporter permease, translated as MTETRRTRPRYATHAALLIGGAVMVFPFAWQLVMSLSTHAEVTSVPPTWVPEKLQWQNYPAVFEQIPFFSQFVTTAAVTLARVVGQLLLCAMAGYAFARMEFRGKTVLFGLVLSILMVPYQIYLIPQYEIIQELGWLNTVAGIAAPGIFSAFGTFLMRQHFLGLPRSLEEAARLDGANPWQTFWRIMFPLSGPSLSAVAILTALASWNDLMWPLIVATYDDRTTLAVGLSTMQGQFTTDYPVMMAASFMAMLPLMILFIVLQRRVVEGLAHSGMKG; from the coding sequence ATGACTGAGACGCGCAGGACTCGTCCCCGCTACGCGACCCACGCGGCGCTGCTGATCGGTGGAGCGGTGATGGTCTTCCCCTTCGCGTGGCAGCTGGTCATGTCGCTGTCCACACACGCCGAGGTCACCTCGGTGCCGCCCACGTGGGTCCCGGAGAAGCTGCAGTGGCAGAATTATCCGGCGGTGTTCGAGCAGATCCCGTTCTTCAGCCAGTTCGTCACCACGGCGGCGGTCACCCTCGCCCGCGTCGTCGGCCAGCTGCTGCTGTGCGCGATGGCCGGGTACGCCTTCGCCCGGATGGAGTTCCGCGGCAAGACCGTCCTGTTCGGTCTGGTGCTGTCGATCCTGATGGTGCCCTACCAGATCTACCTCATCCCGCAGTACGAGATCATCCAGGAGCTGGGGTGGCTGAACACGGTGGCGGGCATCGCCGCTCCCGGCATCTTCAGCGCCTTCGGCACCTTCCTCATGCGTCAGCACTTCCTGGGCCTGCCCCGTTCGCTCGAGGAGGCTGCGCGCCTGGACGGTGCGAACCCATGGCAGACCTTCTGGCGGATCATGTTCCCGCTGAGCGGGCCGTCGCTGAGCGCCGTCGCCATCCTCACCGCGCTGGCCTCGTGGAACGACCTGATGTGGCCGCTGATCGTGGCGACCTATGACGACCGCACCACCCTCGCGGTGGGACTGTCGACGATGCAGGGACAGTTCACCACGGACTACCCGGTGATGATGGCCGCGAGCTTCATGGCCATGCTTCCCCTGATGATCCTGTTCATCGTGCTGCAGCGTCGGGTCGTCGAGGGATTGGCGCATTCCGGGATGAAGGGCTGA
- a CDS encoding amidohydrolase produces MLIRQVRPLDAAAGGAPQRLVDLRLRDGAIVEIAPGLARADGEEVLDGGGALALPGLWDQHVHTGQLAQAHARLDTGGADSVGVILELVRGELGARRDARTDPRQALIGFGHRLVDFAVPPTVPALDEATGCVPTVLIGGDAHHAWLNTAALEQLGLPPRDGIVAEDEWFDLAPRLTELPGVADAVATGAAMMQRQALDRGVVGLVDMEWGRPWEVWRSRGARMRIRTAVYPAELAHAPGPTGTVLDETGLVTMGPLKVIVDGALGSHSAYTREAYTDGHGYAGRGVLSYGADELGAALGRAQDQGLTAAVHAIGDAAAQLALTAIGQVGIAARIEHAQMLTDDDVAHMARLGVTASVQPAHLLDDRDVTESVWPGRGARAFRLRDLLAAGVPLAMGSDAPVAPMDPWLAMAAAVHRSGDERPGWHREQQLQPREALAASTDGITSLEVGGRGDVVLLEEDPFAELPLGADGSMVEAAAREAAERLRETAVLATVVAGRST; encoded by the coding sequence GTGCTGATAAGACAGGTGCGGCCCCTCGATGCCGCCGCTGGCGGGGCTCCGCAGCGTCTCGTGGACCTGCGGCTCCGCGACGGGGCGATCGTCGAGATCGCCCCGGGCCTGGCCCGGGCCGACGGTGAGGAGGTCCTCGACGGCGGCGGGGCGCTCGCGCTGCCGGGGCTGTGGGACCAGCACGTCCACACCGGTCAGCTCGCCCAGGCTCACGCGCGGCTGGACACCGGCGGAGCCGACAGCGTCGGCGTGATCCTGGAGCTGGTGCGCGGGGAGCTCGGCGCACGCCGGGACGCGCGCACCGACCCGCGGCAGGCGCTGATCGGGTTCGGCCACCGCCTGGTGGACTTCGCGGTGCCGCCGACGGTCCCGGCGCTCGACGAGGCCACCGGATGCGTCCCCACGGTGCTCATCGGGGGCGACGCCCACCACGCCTGGCTGAACACCGCCGCGCTGGAGCAGCTGGGACTGCCGCCGCGCGACGGGATCGTCGCCGAGGACGAATGGTTCGACCTCGCCCCGCGGCTGACCGAGCTGCCCGGGGTGGCCGATGCCGTCGCGACCGGGGCGGCGATGATGCAGCGCCAGGCGCTCGATCGCGGGGTGGTCGGCCTCGTGGACATGGAGTGGGGCCGGCCCTGGGAGGTCTGGCGCTCGCGCGGGGCGCGGATGCGGATCCGCACCGCGGTCTATCCCGCCGAGCTCGCGCACGCCCCGGGGCCGACGGGCACCGTCCTGGACGAGACCGGCCTGGTGACCATGGGGCCGCTGAAGGTGATCGTCGACGGGGCGCTCGGCTCCCACTCGGCCTACACCCGCGAGGCGTACACCGACGGTCACGGCTACGCCGGCCGGGGCGTGCTGAGCTACGGCGCGGACGAGCTCGGCGCCGCGCTGGGGCGGGCTCAGGACCAGGGGCTCACCGCGGCCGTCCACGCGATCGGCGATGCCGCCGCGCAGCTCGCCCTCACCGCGATCGGTCAGGTCGGCATCGCGGCGCGGATCGAGCACGCCCAGATGCTCACCGACGACGACGTGGCCCACATGGCCCGCCTCGGCGTGACCGCCTCGGTCCAGCCCGCACATCTGCTCGATGACCGCGACGTGACCGAGAGCGTCTGGCCGGGCCGCGGAGCCCGGGCCTTCCGGCTGCGGGACCTGCTCGCCGCCGGCGTGCCGCTGGCGATGGGGTCCGACGCCCCCGTCGCCCCCATGGATCCGTGGTTGGCGATGGCCGCCGCGGTGCACCGCAGCGGGGACGAGCGTCCCGGCTGGCACCGCGAGCAGCAGCTGCAGCCGCGCGAGGCCCTCGCCGCCTCGACCGACGGCATCACGTCCCTGGAGGTCGGCGGGCGCGGCGACGTGGTGCTGCTCGAGGAGGACCCTTTCGCCGAGTTGCCGCTCGGGGCCGACGGGTCGATGGTCGAGGCCGCCGCCCGGGAGGCCGCGGAGCGGCTGCGGGAGACGGCGGTGCTGGCGACGGTGGTCGCGGGGCGATCGACCTGA
- a CDS encoding ABC transporter ATP-binding protein, translated as MNTTTVPAPAPGTDEAPPAPAIRLDTVTRSYGKIRALDGLDVEIGPGEIVALLGPNGAGKSTAMEMMVGLARPDAGEVAILGTDPVTATRTGLIGTMLQGGAMLPDQTVRSMLRMLHALQAHPMPLAEAAEQADITELLSRKIGALSGGEAQRVRFAIALLGDPQVLLLDEPTVGMDIAARRAFWDQMRSVAATGRTIVFATHHLDEAEREAARVVVLDRGRVVADGTGPEIAAVVAGRVITVRGVDAARIARLPGIESAGPDEADPERVRAVCTDSDAALAALFSTDLASAVHDVLVSAPGLEEAFLRITDHTADEASEGADR; from the coding sequence ATGAACACGACGACCGTCCCCGCCCCCGCCCCCGGCACCGACGAGGCCCCGCCCGCTCCCGCGATCCGACTGGACACCGTCACCAGGAGCTACGGGAAGATCCGAGCCCTCGACGGTCTCGACGTCGAGATCGGCCCCGGCGAGATCGTCGCGCTGCTGGGGCCCAACGGCGCCGGCAAGTCCACCGCCATGGAGATGATGGTCGGGCTCGCCCGGCCGGACGCCGGCGAGGTGGCGATCCTCGGCACCGATCCGGTCACAGCCACCCGCACCGGGCTGATCGGCACCATGCTCCAGGGAGGGGCGATGCTGCCCGACCAGACGGTGCGCTCCATGCTGCGGATGCTCCACGCGCTGCAGGCCCATCCGATGCCGCTGGCCGAGGCGGCGGAGCAGGCGGACATCACCGAGCTCCTGTCCCGCAAGATCGGCGCCCTCTCCGGAGGTGAGGCCCAGCGCGTCCGCTTCGCGATCGCCCTGCTCGGCGACCCGCAGGTGCTGCTGTTGGATGAACCGACCGTCGGCATGGACATCGCAGCGCGTCGCGCCTTCTGGGACCAGATGCGCTCCGTCGCCGCCACCGGCCGCACCATCGTCTTCGCCACCCACCACCTCGACGAGGCGGAGCGCGAGGCCGCTCGTGTGGTCGTCCTGGACCGCGGCCGCGTGGTCGCCGACGGCACCGGCCCCGAGATCGCCGCGGTGGTCGCCGGGCGCGTGATCACCGTGCGCGGTGTCGACGCCGCCCGGATCGCGCGGCTGCCGGGGATCGAGAGCGCCGGGCCCGACGAGGCGGACCCCGAGCGGGTCCGCGCCGTCTGCACCGATTCGGATGCCGCGCTGGCCGCCCTGTTCTCCACGGACCTGGCCTCCGCCGTCCACGACGTCCTGGTCTCCGCGCCGGGACTCGAGGAGGCCTTCCTGCGCATCACCGACCACACCGCGGACGAGGCCTCGGAAGGAGCCGATCGATGA
- a CDS encoding ABC transporter permease yields the protein MSRTTVPATATTTAPSTTSRRSDPMSAPAESAVLSSASAPVARTSAAPSETTRIVRYALHTTRMTATNVMFMVFTIIMPVGMYLLFSMMFGDQSGGQVRGMIMVNMAAYGGLGAAVTAGTQIQEDQRNGFLRQLIVAGLSPRSFLTGSVMAASAVIIPALLAVGLVGLATGVEVGPGPFLATLAVLWLGLLPTILVGIVLGMVLKGGAAMAAGVVTMMVMAIFGGLWMPLEMFPGWMQTVGHAIPTSWISSLGGWALYGGQPPVTGVLVIGAWTLVLVLICSVSMSRAVGLTRR from the coding sequence ATGAGCCGCACCACGGTCCCCGCCACCGCCACGACCACCGCCCCGAGCACCACGTCCAGGAGGAGCGATCCCATGTCCGCCCCCGCAGAGTCCGCCGTCCTCAGTTCCGCCTCCGCCCCCGTCGCCCGCACGTCAGCAGCCCCGTCGGAGACCACGCGGATCGTGCGGTACGCGCTGCACACCACCCGCATGACGGCCACCAACGTCATGTTCATGGTGTTCACCATCATCATGCCCGTGGGTATGTACCTGCTGTTCTCGATGATGTTCGGCGACCAGTCCGGCGGGCAGGTGCGCGGCATGATCATGGTCAACATGGCCGCCTACGGCGGTCTCGGCGCCGCGGTCACGGCCGGTACCCAGATCCAGGAGGATCAGCGCAACGGCTTCCTGCGTCAGCTGATCGTCGCGGGGCTGTCCCCGCGCTCCTTCCTCACCGGGTCCGTGATGGCCGCCAGCGCGGTGATCATCCCGGCCCTGCTCGCCGTGGGCCTGGTGGGACTGGCCACCGGGGTCGAGGTGGGCCCCGGCCCGTTCCTGGCCACGCTCGCCGTGCTGTGGCTCGGACTGCTGCCCACGATCCTGGTGGGCATCGTGCTCGGCATGGTCCTCAAGGGCGGCGCCGCGATGGCCGCCGGCGTGGTCACGATGATGGTGATGGCCATCTTCGGCGGGCTGTGGATGCCGCTGGAGATGTTCCCCGGCTGGATGCAGACCGTCGGCCACGCGATCCCGACCTCCTGGATCTCGTCCCTGGGCGGATGGGCCCTGTACGGCGGCCAGCCGCCGGTGACCGGAGTGCTGGTGATCGGCGCCTGGACCCTGGTCCTGGTCCTGATCTGCTCGGTGAGCATGTCCCGTGCCGTGGGCCTGACCCGGCGCTGA
- a CDS encoding sensor histidine kinase has protein sequence MITGDEPAWGTRARGGEGTAAARRLTPLAIHRAAVESGGLAFAPPPVVFVAIPIAFAWASAPGPWAALVTVAMLVYGLLFVYCTGIGLYPQPVRLAWFTACTALLLALIPILGENVLYMVMFQAMTHVLLLPWRWALPTMIAMSLTVFVIALVLGIYVAAGLAGMGMLMSWGIGYGIRQQVLQEELEAAQSRNAVLAVVAERERIGRDLHDLVGHSLTSLTISAQLARRLVESDPDAAREQLEHIEVTVRQALSDVRSTASGMQHVRAATEIASARTVLATVGIQAEVPTALPPLSDELAELFGFVIREGVTNMVRHSRATRATITVEEDSVTVADDGVGIADSAVRSGLRGLEARLAVAGGGLEITSDERGTTLRATMGEPMRAPRGENT, from the coding sequence ATGATCACCGGCGACGAACCGGCCTGGGGGACCCGGGCGCGCGGCGGCGAGGGGACCGCCGCGGCTCGGCGCCTCACCCCCCTCGCGATCCACCGCGCCGCCGTCGAGTCCGGAGGGCTGGCCTTCGCCCCCCCCCCGGTCGTCTTCGTGGCGATCCCGATCGCCTTCGCCTGGGCCAGCGCCCCCGGCCCCTGGGCCGCACTCGTGACCGTCGCGATGCTGGTCTACGGGCTGCTGTTCGTCTACTGCACCGGCATCGGCCTCTATCCGCAGCCCGTGCGCCTGGCGTGGTTCACGGCGTGCACCGCGCTGCTGCTGGCGCTGATCCCGATCCTCGGCGAGAACGTGCTGTACATGGTGATGTTCCAGGCCATGACGCACGTGCTGCTGCTGCCCTGGAGATGGGCACTCCCGACGATGATCGCCATGAGCCTGACGGTGTTCGTCATCGCGCTCGTGCTGGGGATCTACGTCGCGGCGGGGCTGGCCGGGATGGGCATGCTGATGAGCTGGGGCATCGGCTACGGCATCCGCCAGCAGGTCCTGCAGGAGGAGCTGGAGGCCGCCCAGTCCCGCAACGCCGTGCTCGCCGTCGTCGCCGAGCGCGAGCGCATCGGCCGCGACCTCCATGATCTCGTCGGCCACTCCCTGACCTCGCTGACCATCTCCGCGCAGCTCGCCCGGCGTCTGGTGGAATCCGATCCCGACGCCGCCCGCGAGCAGCTCGAGCACATCGAGGTGACGGTCCGTCAGGCGCTCTCGGACGTGCGCTCGACCGCCAGCGGCATGCAGCACGTGCGTGCCGCGACGGAGATCGCCTCGGCCCGCACCGTGCTGGCGACCGTCGGCATTCAGGCCGAGGTGCCCACCGCGCTGCCGCCGCTGTCCGACGAGCTCGCCGAGCTGTTCGGGTTCGTGATCCGCGAGGGCGTCACCAACATGGTCCGCCACTCCCGCGCCACCCGCGCCACGATCACCGTCGAGGAGGATTCCGTGACCGTCGCCGACGACGGCGTCGGCATCGCGGATTCCGCCGTCCGTTCCGGCCTGCGGGGCCTCGAGGCCCGCCTCGCCGTCGCCGGCGGCGGCCTCGAGATCACCTCGGACGAGCGGGGGACCACGCTGCGCGCGACGATGGGAGAGCCGATGCGAGCGCCGAGAGGGGAGAACACATGA
- a CDS encoding response regulator transcription factor, with protein MIRLVVADDQSILRSGLVALLRLESDLEVVAEAADGASTLAAVAEHRPDVLLLDVQMPAGNAADGSAGPEDGIAVAQALQEVDADGPRIIVLTTFGRAGYLRRTMEAGAQGFMVKDTPVERLVDAIRRVHQGLRVVDPELAAQSLAVGPSPLTAKETAVLQSAASGITTAQIATSLFLSEGTVRNHVSAAIGKLGVSNRAEAVRTASDNGWI; from the coding sequence ATGATCCGCCTCGTGGTCGCCGACGACCAGTCCATCCTGCGCTCGGGGCTGGTGGCGCTGCTGCGCCTCGAATCCGATCTCGAGGTGGTCGCAGAGGCGGCCGACGGGGCGAGCACGCTCGCCGCCGTGGCCGAGCACCGCCCCGACGTCCTCCTGCTGGACGTGCAGATGCCTGCCGGCAACGCCGCCGATGGCAGCGCCGGACCGGAGGACGGCATCGCCGTCGCCCAGGCCCTGCAGGAGGTGGACGCTGACGGTCCCCGCATCATCGTGCTGACCACCTTCGGCCGGGCCGGGTACCTGCGCCGCACCATGGAGGCCGGTGCCCAGGGGTTCATGGTCAAGGACACCCCCGTCGAGCGTCTGGTCGATGCGATCCGCCGCGTCCACCAGGGCCTGCGCGTCGTGGATCCCGAGCTCGCCGCCCAGTCCCTCGCCGTCGGCCCCAGCCCGCTGACCGCGAAGGAGACCGCGGTGCTGCAGAGCGCCGCCTCCGGCATCACCACCGCGCAGATCGCCACGTCGCTGTTCCTCAGCGAGGGCACCGTGCGCAACCACGTCTCCGCCGCGATCGGGAAGCTGGGCGTGAGCAACCGCGCCGAGGCGGTGAGGACCGCCTCGGACAACGGCTGGATCTGA